DNA from Candidatus Thermoplasmatota archaeon:
GGCTGAGTCTTGAGAGGGGGGGAAAATTGGGTATGAACGTGGACGATTACCTGCGCAACAATGACTCCTATCACTTCTTCAAAAATTTGGGTGATCTGATTATGACGGGGCCAACAGGAACAAATGTTATGGACATTCAGATAGTGATTAAGTATTAAACAGAGATGACTTTCTTAACTTCGGGAATTTTGTTTTTCAACTCGCGTTCTATGCCCATTTGCAATGTGAGCTGAGACATCGGGCATCCGTGGCATGCTCCTTTGAGACGGACTTTGACTATGCCGTTCTTTTCATCTATTTCCGCGATTTCGATGTCTCCGCCGTCCGCCTGCAGGGCTGGGCGGATGGAATCTATTATTTCTTTTACTTTTTCTTTCATTTTTCACCTTCCTGCGAGCTAAATTAGGCAGGCTATTTTGTATTTGGACGGATTATTTATTATTATCGGCCCGGCAGACTAAAAAAGTTACGTACTCTTGCAGGATATGCTTTTATGAGAAAGGCGAGGATAAGCGTTTCCATACCGGCAGATATCCTGAAAAATTTGACGAGGTATGCAATAAAACGGGGCAGCCAAATCG
Protein-coding regions in this window:
- a CDS encoding NifU family protein, with protein sequence MKEKVKEIIDSIRPALQADGGDIEIAEIDEKNGIVKVRLKGACHGCPMSQLTLQMGIERELKNKIPEVKKVISV